Part of the Gigantopelta aegis isolate Gae_Host unplaced genomic scaffold, Gae_host_genome ctg3358_pilon_pilon:::debris, whole genome shotgun sequence genome is shown below.
AGAATATCTTGGATCATTTGATACCTACGCTAACTTTAGTTTATgagttaatatataaattggCAGATTATAGTTActttaatgacaatatatatttaattaattaattaatttgatttattgtagtacttattttaaatagttattGTCTTTTTATTCCATTgcgaaaaaaacattatttttagcaTCTATTGTTTTAATAGAAGTTATCATGAATTATGTTGACTTGCAttgtttaaaatagtattttaacacaacaattatttgaaatttttccgttatattattttgtgtggAATTTTTATCAACTTATTACAAAAATTGAGACATCTTATTAATAAtcataaattttattaaatatataattttggagGTGTGGCTCAGTGGCCATTTCTATAGAAAATGGCAGCACAAACTGGTCTTTTTGCTGAAGCAACTCGAAGAGCAGCTGAAGCTCGTTTCAAACAGCGAGACCTTGACGCTGAAGGTCAAGAGATAGACGTAAATGATTGCACGAATGGAAGCACTAAACCACGCCCCTTTATTTCTAGGTCGATGTAAGAGAAGATGAAGAGCAAAATGTAAATTGAATGAATGCATTGATCTTCTTTTAGCTGCTGGATATTTTAGAGCCAGGATTAAGGGATTAACCCCTTTTGACAAGGTACGTACTTATGATAGGCACGTCACATGATATGAATACCAAGTCATATGACTAATCATGTGATTGTTTCAGATTGTTGGTGGAATGACTTGGTGCATTCAAACATGTAATTTTGATGTTGATGTGGATCTATTGTTTCAAGAGAACTCAACTATTGGTCAAAAAATGTAAGCCACACCCAAAACCACACCCAATGTAACACATTAATTTAGAGCCTTGACGGAAAAGATTGTAGCAGTTTTGCCAAGAATGAAATGTCCACATCGTCTTGAGCCTCACCAGATTCAAGGTCTGGATTTCATCCATATATATCCAGTCATACAGGTAATACTAGTTTAgactattttgtttaatgtgttCTTTTATACAGTGGTTAGTGAAACGAGCTATTGAGACTAAAGATGAGATGGGAGACTATATTAGATCTTTTTCTGAATCACAGTTTAGCAAATATCACACCACTCCGAAAGTAGGAATAAATGGAtacatgaatggatggacaaataaataaatggatgaatggacaggcGTTTGTTGgcttaataaaattattaataatattgtttttattattattattgttgttgttgttgttgttgttattattaggaCAAAGAATTCACTGACAATAAAGATACATCAATGACTTCTATTGATGAAGTTAAagtattgttatattaaaatatgttgttgttgtttattattactttaataCTTAGTCTATTTATAAACCACAACGTCGATATCGTAAACCTGTAGCTACCAAGTTAGCTGATGAAGAAATACAAATACACTCTACCCTATTAGAATATGGCAGGTTTGTTAGTGATGATTTATTtgatctctctctgtctctctgtctctgtctgtctctgtctgtctgtctctctctctgtctctgtctgtctgtctctctctgtctctctctgtctctgtctctctgtctctctgtctctctctgtctctctctgtctctctctctctctttctctctctctctctctatctatctctgtctctgtctctgtctctgactctctctctctctctctctctctctctctctctctctctctctctctctcaggcgATATGGCATGGGCAGGTCCATTCCACAACAAAAAGTACTTTATTCTGTTATAGTCTCATTCCTATtccattcattattttataGCCTGACTCCCAAGATAGCAAACGAAAGTCTGTATCTGCAGCTTTGGGTGGAGATGATGATGCTGAAGGTAGTGATCGTCAAagagaagaggaagaaaaacGAATTAAAGCTCTTATGAAAGGAATGGCTACTGCTGGCATTGATGATGTGAGTGTctgaccatccatccatccatccattcatctttttatttatagatgctTAGTAGTGCTGCCGTAGGTTCTATTGTGGGAATACAATCAGATGAAATACTTCAAGTTGCTTCAGAGTATGAAgtcaaagtaaataaaacacacacgcTCCTATAATGTTAAACTGTTATATTATCATAGCGTGCTGGACTAGAGTCTACTCAACCTTCTGACAAAGTGATGGGTGCTCAATCTCACTTGAGAATGGTCACTGCATTACACAAACAGATAGCATTGTTAGAGAAAAAATGTCAAGATGTTAGTCACGCCTActtttacaaattatattaacCACACCTTTTTTAGGCTCAGGGTCGACATGATGAGTTGTATTCACAGTATACTGAAACTCAACAACAACTTGAAGAGGTATTAATGGATTATTGTCATGGCAACAGTAATTATAGTTGCTATGTAGGTTGAACAATATAGTCAGAAAATTGCAAGTGAAATGGACAAACTTAATGCCATGGAAACTGACGAGAATAGAGAGTGAGTGTCTTGTTATCTGTTTGTCCATTTGTgtcttctgtctgtccattatGTCTTCTGTTTGTCCATTCATTAGAGTTCTACAAGAGTTAAGATCTTTAGTTGCTATGAATGAAAACCTCAAGAAACAGGAAACACAGTTTAAAGCTCATTGCAAggtaatggatggatggataaatggatggatgaatagatggatagatggatggattaatgagTTATAATTGATTATTATAGGAAGAGAAAGCTCGTCTTGATGAACTCATTGCACAACTTAAAATTGGAGGAGAGGATAGTGAGGAATTGGTAAGTGAGTGTGATTTAAGTGCTCTAATAAGGGGGCGTGTCTTGTGATAGGAGAGAATACAGGCTATTAAAGGTCATCTCAATGCTGATCAAGAAAAattacttaaaattaaaacattgttggTAAGTAATAAGTGGGAGGGGAGAAGTAGTTAGCAGAGGAATATGAACCTATAACTCTAAATTTAGGCTCGTAAAAATCGTGAAATTGCTCACCTTCAACGAAAAATTGATGAAGTTCCATCACGAGCTGAACTCACACAATATCAAAGACGTTTTATTGAACTATATACCCAGGGTATGGTTACCATAGCGATATAGTTGAGAACATGTTCTCTTACAGTATCATCCATGTTAACGGAGACTCGTCAGTATTATACTTTATATAACTCATTGGAAGATCAAAAGGCATACACTGAAAAAGAAgtatatgatattataataGATACtgtgattattgtatttattaggTTGGTATTCTGAGTTCTATTCATGAGAAATTTGACCTGtaagttattatatttactatatCTCACATCTGTCACTACTACTCTCACAATTATCACCCTCACTTTCTCATCTATCATATTCACTTTTATATTATCACCATCACTCTCACAACCATCACTCTCACAACTATCACTCTCACAACCATCACTCTCACAACTATCACTCTCACAACCATCACTCTCACAACTATCACTCAACAGAGCTATGAGTTCAGACAAAAATAAAGATCTATTCCTTCGACAAGTCCAACAAATTCTTGATGGTATTAAAGAAGATCGTAACCAACTAGAACAGCGATGTTTTGATGAGAGGAAAGAAAGAGATAAATTGAACACAACTTACTTAGAGCTCATTGATAAACAAAGAACTTACTACAAAACAGTCAAGGACTTCCAAGAggttagtttttaaaacatgattcATACATAAATCAATCCATCCTATATTGTcttaattcatccattcattcatatatcaGTAAAACTCTCAGAGTTATCTGATAGTGTATTGTGAACTTATTGGAATGAAATTTTTTATAGGAATGTCGCAAGAATGAGCTACTACTTTCCAAACTAAAGGCAAAGAATCGTTGATAGGGTTAATAGATTATAAAAACTTTAGCCAaactctgtgtgtgtatttcttgaaattattaaaaagttgcTATAAAGAATTAACGTTTTGTGATATTTCAAAGCGGATCATTTCACTAAAGGAATGAACTTATCAATGTGGGTGTGGCTAAGATATCAAATTAAAGGAAGTTATATTCTGTTATTACTTCAACAAGAGACAAAATGGGTGGACTTCTATCTAAAAATATGGGCAAAGTGATGGATGACAATATGAAGAAAAATCAAGACTTTATGCTAGCAACTCAAAAAATGCAGGTATGATTTTACTAGTGTGTAGTCTAAATAGAGTGGGCCCTTTGCAATAGctattaaactattaaaaataaagtgtcgattgatttaattataagaAGTTAAGTAGTTCTTGCAAATTCCTGAGATCCCATCCTAACCTTTTGAACTGATAAGAGACACACATAGTGTGAGGTACATCTTTATTCAGTTATCCTTCATGTTAACACTAACTcctcaatattttattaatgccTTAATCTGTTAGCACTAATCCTTTTATCTTTATTGGTAAATACTTATAAAAAATGTCAGTTTATTGCGTCAAATATATCACTATTTCCTCATCAGTTGGAACGACAAATTGAGATGCAACTACAAATGAGGAACAGAGCAATGGCACAACAATTAGGTAGGGCCAGAGACATGTTCAATTGGTACGCTGCATTTTATGGTCTGGCTGCTTTTGGgttgacagcaggttttctaaGAACAAGACGACCCTGGACTATTATCCCTCTTGTTCCTCTCTCATTTATAGTCGGATATCAAGCCGATTTGGCATTGGGTAATAAAATGGAACGTATTCTAAGTAAGTATGTTATCAGGGTTACTAATTACTTGTACTGATTAAAGGGGTATCCTCTCTATTATAAAATACTCaaggaacatttaaaaattattaatatgagATGGTGTTTAGAGATGCCCATATAAGGAGGTTCCTTTAATtgcttattttgttgtttaatttagAGGAAGCTGATCATATATTAAGTGAGGAAACACACATGTTACGTCTTCCAGGAGAACCATTGTCAGTAGCTCTGATTGACAGAGAAAGACAAAAGAAGTAACAAGGATCAGATAGAAGGCATTCTGTTGTTATCTTTGAATTAATGTGGTAGcattaattttataacaatATAGTAGATGATCTTACATTGTATTAGTAATATAtgctaatgtttttttttttcctataattaacaaaacattttttaactaAGTGATAAGTTctttaaagttagttttcttTAGTGACTACAGTGTCTGTTTGGGGTTCTTTCTTATTAGTTGTATTTGGTTGAAAATCTTCAATGTATAATGTGTTGTCAGAACTGACAGATGATGACAAGGGATCTTCAGAATTTGAACAAGTGGATGTTGTTGTATTGTTAATAGTACTGTCCCAATGGGTAGtcctgagagagagaggacaatAACAGCatttaaatatcagaaaattATTTACCTATTAGATATAGTTGTGATATCTTCAGTATCATTAGGAGTATTGCATGGAGCATGATAGCCGCGAGGTAATGTATTAGTACGTTGTAAAGTTGGAGTAGAAAAGTGAGTCAGTGCATCGACACTACTACCAACTGTGCTATAGTGAGCTGTAAGACCTTGGAAATGAGGTCTATGGGAATGATTTTTACGTGATATGGTGTTTGTAACGACATCATTGATTGAGGGGCTATATAGTTTACATCTCTTATAGCATACAGTGATGAAGCCCCAATAGAGTGTCTATTAGAGTGGTAAGTGAGTTGATACATTGCAGTAGAGTCTCGGTTTGTAGGAAGTTGTGTGCAAGCATCTATAGCAATGCAGTCATTGGGGATTGCAATCCAAGTAGGTATAGTTTCAGGATGACCATTGTTGTTGGTGTCTTGAGCCTAGAAACAGGTGAGAAATTTGTAATTATGAAATGGCTATATCTAGTTCTTACTTGTGATGCATCCTCCTCATTTTGTTCCGTCTTTTTAGCTCTCAAATCTCCAGCAACGACGCCGATTCTTTTCTTTGTTAGCTTTAGTCTTCTGGTCCACCTGTTCTGTTTTGCTCTTCTGTATAGAACGCAGGCAAAAATAATTATAGCGAGAACTATTATCAGCAATATAAATAAAGGAAGCACCGAGACAGGACTTGCAAAATTACTGCCATTACCAGATGCAGTAGTAGAGGTCGTGCTGTTCTCACCCATCGCTGTGCTGCCCTTCTCTTTTTCGACGTGAGAACGTAATAGCATGTGGTTAAAGTATACGGACGTAATTTATACGGAAACGTTAGAAAATGGAGGGTACTCCGTATACTAGGGACTGCTCACACAGACCCGAGTACTTCTTTCAGGATATTACCTTTTGATGAATAATTATGACAAGATGACAGTAGAGGATCTAACAGGAGCTGGTTTGGGATTAATCATTTGTGAGCGTAAACCTTGTCTTACATGAACAGGTATAAAATCTCAATATCCAGAACAGTATAATAGAGGGAATGcagtttaatatataacatgCAAACTTTGACCATCAAATAACTAAATTAACAAGTATATGTCACATTTTACGTACACATAATTAGACGAGTTGATGTAATTTTATTCTACAGACATACCTTTCAATGTttgattacaaatattttgttggtaACTAGTCACATAAAATGCTTTACTGAGTGACTTAAGAAGAGGGTCTGGAGTTTGTGTAAAAACTGTTGTTGAGTTGACTGGATGACATGTAATTATAGAAGGAGTGGATTTTTTTAGCGTGGGTCTAGCAGATTGGGTCTGCAAATTAGGCTCAGGGAATGATTAATAATACCTTTCACCCATGCTTGCTAACTATGTTCTGACATTAATATTACTGCTCTAAAAAGGGTTgcatcaattttaaaaaataaaaataatgttctgTTAGTATCTGTAAATGTGAATTAGTGAATCTTCTTAATTTTTTAGAGATTATAACAACACTTTTGAGCAAAATAATCGCTCTGCTTGTAAAAGACTTATATATCTAACTTGATAAAAAGAAGTCAAGCGATTAGAATTTGTTGCTGAAAGAAATCGTATATGTAGTGAAGAGAAGAAATTACTGGATGAAGCTAAAGGAATATCTGATATAGAGGTTATATTagttaatgaaataataattattatgtggtAATTATAGGAAACATCTCAACAGAACAAagacagtgtttttttttaaaaaaaggtgtaGTTGTGTTGCTCATATGATCCTACTGACTCACCTCCTAACTTTCTTACTGAGTAAtccttaatatttttaaaatagatttataattaaatagatttataaatagataaataattacatttatttataattaaatagaattataaataaatgtcaccaggattccctgctagctagcagaattgtcaaatgtagTTATCAAATATTGCCTTTATTTATGGAATAGTACAAGACTATCAACACTATTTGTCTGACTCTGTCTACACAGAACTTAATGCACAAAATAAATCtaaatttattgaaaaaatCTTGTgtgatttataaaacaaaaaaaacccttgtgtgttgcccaaacgattcctactcgctcacccactcaggcttccacttaggctccaggattccctgctattgctagctgggaccgccacctggcttggtaaccctcgtcttcgcgaggtaatcctggctggagcgtcgccctaacttaaaaccagccgtacgggattccagctcttagggaatgtcgcattcaggaaccgggaaccacaaatacaccagcctcatctcgtttaaagggagactacagccctatcctagtcggcctttcggatactccgtagagtatgctggtaaccatctcagaggtctgatgcattgcagaacgctggcccacaacacactggcactcaTGACTGATTTGgtttccttttatatgtactgctgattttttgtcttcatgctcttgtggggcgcaaCTGTGTAGCgatatgaatctcattaacggtACTtagtattataattacaaatgtCTGTGCACTAAAGAAGCTGTTTAAATAACTAAAACTAGTCCCATTTAAAACAAACTAGAACAGCActactaattatattaattttattaatatttgatgataataataatatacatatttgatCAATGTTACAGCAAGTTTGGAAATCCTCTGTTTATTgctaaatgtataaataatagTCATGTTAGCCAATAAATATAATGGTCTTTTTAAAGTTTGAGAATTAGCTGTTAATTATAAGTCATCAAAAtcactttaaatttatttattatttagagtCATAAGTTCTTGTTATGTGACATTAATggtacattatttttttaaataaaaaaatttattaataaaaacaatgaaataaaaagacTACTCTGTATACTACGAAACTACTCAAACAGATTAACAACACTACCACATGTAATACAAACtattatagaatatttaaactttCAGCATTTTCTATATAAGTTAGTTATTTGTCCAACTCTCAAACTAGTAGCACTAGAAGGTCTCTGAGCTCTCAGCGAAGCCACTGTCGGCTGAGGAGGAGGATACTTGCTAAACACTTCTTTAGGATATCACCTTTTGATGAGTAATTATGACAAGATGATGTCTGAATAGTAGATGATCTAACAGGAGTTGGTTTGGGAGTAATCATTTGTGAGCGTAAGCTAACAACAGGATCTGAGCTGGCTCTTACATGAACAGGTATAcctacaaacaatattattgaGGTAGTTACCAATAAAATCTCAATGTCCAGAACATTATAATAGAGGGAatgcat
Proteins encoded:
- the LOC121392074 gene encoding LOW QUALITY PROTEIN: coiled-coil domain-containing protein 93-like (The sequence of the model RefSeq protein was modified relative to this genomic sequence to represent the inferred CDS: inserted 1 base in 1 codon), translating into MAAQTGLFAEATRRAAEARFKQRDLDAEGQEIDVDVREDEEQNXKLNECIDLLLAAGYFRARIKGLTPFDKIVGGMTWCIQTCNFDVDVDLLFQENSTIGQKIALTEKIVAVLPRMKCPHRLEPHQIQGLDFIHIYPVIQWLVKRAIETKDEMGDYIRSFSESQFSKYHTTPKDKEFTDNKDTSMTSIDEVKSIYKPQRRYRKPVATKLADEEIQIHSTLLEYGRRYGMGRSIPQQKPDSQDSKRKSVSAALGGDDDAEGSDRQREEEEKRIKALMKGMATAGIDDMLSSAAVGSIVGIQSDEILQVASEYEVKRAGLESTQPSDKVMGAQSHLRMVTALHKQIALLEKKCQDAQGRHDELYSQYTETQQQLEEVEQYSQKIASEMDKLNAMETDENREVLQELRSLVAMNENLKKQETQFKAHCKEEKARLDELIAQLKIGGEDSEELERIQAIKGHLNADQEKLLKIKTLLARKNREIAHLQRKIDEVPSRAELTQYQRRFIELYTQVSSMLTETRQYYTLYNSLEDQKAYTEKEVGILSSIHEKFDLAMSSDKNKDLFLRQVQQILDGIKEDRNQLEQRCFDERKERDKLNTTYLELIDKQRTYYKTVKDFQEECRKNELLLSKLKAKNR